In one window of Arthrobacter pascens DNA:
- a CDS encoding chitobiase/beta-hexosaminidase C-terminal domain-containing protein, whose product MSFGRARSIIKITKPATGQPSLESIASVSSSSLSLAATTFDSQGRVIVFVAEATGLTTFTAPADGILTDYVPHSSYNVGRPTRVHFDMATKMLYTGTAGGTSAANAGADTVSRVNLQTGVTESQWAIGFSMVSGLGVKAGKLLVMEDSGQLDATQPAGQGKLYLLSDAAAQILTGPTAADGTQAADPGFTNDPTPTFTVATAPAGGQLECSLTAAGLAPVWQDCTSGSYAPASPLADGSYSFAARTVPGVAVTRDFRVDTAPPALPAITAPTAAQVVNGNPVLGATSEPGSSLRCSVDSTLDSSFVACASGQPLTLTKEGPATLRVKAVDQAGNVGQAAAVNVTVDLTAPAVTIMSPAEGATVADSTSVEFSSVSPDIAGFRCSLDGNALTACTTPKAYSGLANGQHHVDVEASDVAGNKTVVTRNFIVQAADTAPPLVTVSPQSGTYGPGTGITLTANEPASIYYTTDGSTPTAASTKYTAPITLSATMTLKYFAIDASNNASLVGNQSYVLDATPPGLVVSPPAGAYASGQQITLTASEPSTIYYTTNGSAPTSSSMKYTAPITLIATMTLKYFAIDASNNSSPVGSQAYTVTPSVSGLWKDFNSDSKADIVARDNGGTLWIYPGTGSGGFLTRIQAGTGWNGMSAIVPTPDLTGDGRSDLLARDTAGELWLYPGNGAGGWQPRVKSGGTWNGMSVIFAPGDFDGDGKADILARDTGGALWLYPGNGNGGFLNRLQVGSLWNVMTLIFSPGDFNGDGRNDVLARDSDGILWLYPGNGSGGWLPRQQVGTGWNALNAITGPGDFDGDGKVDVVARDSSGKLLLYPGNGAAGWLPQKQIGSGWKGYLIP is encoded by the coding sequence GTGTCTTTCGGCAGGGCCCGGTCGATCATCAAAATCACGAAACCGGCAACGGGACAACCAAGTCTTGAATCAATTGCGTCGGTCAGCTCAAGTTCACTGAGTCTTGCGGCTACTACGTTTGATAGCCAGGGAAGAGTCATCGTCTTTGTCGCCGAGGCCACGGGGCTGACCACCTTTACCGCTCCAGCCGACGGAATCCTTACCGACTATGTCCCCCACTCCTCCTATAACGTGGGGAGGCCAACAAGAGTCCATTTCGACATGGCCACCAAGATGCTCTACACCGGAACTGCTGGAGGAACCTCAGCGGCTAACGCCGGCGCCGACACAGTTTCCCGCGTAAATCTGCAGACGGGTGTCACGGAATCGCAGTGGGCAATCGGTTTCAGCATGGTCAGCGGCCTCGGCGTGAAAGCCGGAAAACTACTGGTCATGGAAGACTCCGGCCAGTTGGACGCTACTCAACCTGCAGGACAGGGAAAGCTTTACCTTTTGTCGGACGCCGCCGCACAGATCCTGACCGGTCCCACAGCCGCGGATGGTACGCAGGCCGCAGATCCCGGGTTCACCAACGACCCGACTCCAACCTTCACGGTCGCAACCGCCCCGGCAGGTGGCCAGCTTGAATGCAGCCTAACGGCCGCAGGTCTGGCTCCTGTTTGGCAGGATTGCACGTCCGGAAGTTACGCGCCCGCCTCGCCACTGGCTGACGGCTCCTATTCCTTCGCAGCCCGCACCGTCCCCGGCGTCGCAGTGACCCGCGATTTCCGCGTAGACACCGCACCCCCCGCACTTCCGGCCATTACGGCGCCAACGGCAGCCCAAGTCGTCAATGGCAATCCGGTACTTGGGGCGACATCGGAACCAGGGAGTTCACTCCGCTGCTCTGTTGATTCGACGCTGGACTCCAGTTTCGTGGCCTGCGCCTCCGGCCAGCCCCTCACCCTCACTAAAGAGGGGCCCGCGACCCTTCGCGTGAAAGCCGTCGATCAGGCCGGGAACGTGGGCCAGGCCGCCGCAGTCAACGTCACTGTCGATCTGACCGCTCCGGCAGTCACCATCATGTCACCGGCGGAAGGTGCGACCGTGGCCGATTCGACTTCCGTCGAGTTCTCGTCGGTATCTCCTGACATTGCCGGGTTTCGCTGCAGTCTTGATGGCAACGCACTGACTGCCTGCACCACTCCGAAAGCTTATAGCGGGCTTGCGAACGGTCAGCACCACGTTGATGTTGAGGCATCGGACGTCGCCGGAAACAAGACTGTCGTTACACGTAACTTCATTGTCCAGGCCGCTGACACCGCGCCGCCTCTGGTGACGGTCTCACCACAGTCCGGAACATACGGGCCGGGCACGGGCATAACACTGACGGCTAATGAACCCGCGTCAATCTATTACACGACCGACGGTTCAACTCCCACAGCCGCCAGTACGAAGTACACGGCGCCCATTACCCTTTCGGCCACAATGACCTTGAAATACTTCGCAATTGACGCATCAAACAATGCCTCCCTTGTGGGTAATCAGTCCTATGTGCTTGACGCCACGCCTCCCGGATTGGTTGTCTCGCCGCCCGCCGGGGCCTACGCGTCCGGACAGCAGATCACCCTGACGGCTAGTGAGCCGTCAACCATCTACTACACAACCAACGGTTCCGCGCCCACCAGCAGCAGCATGAAGTACACGGCGCCTATCACGCTCATTGCCACGATGACCCTGAAGTACTTCGCCATTGATGCTTCAAACAATTCCTCACCCGTGGGAAGCCAGGCCTACACAGTCACGCCGTCAGTTTCCGGACTCTGGAAGGACTTCAACAGCGACTCCAAGGCCGACATTGTCGCCCGGGACAACGGGGGTACTCTGTGGATTTATCCCGGCACTGGATCGGGCGGTTTCTTGACCCGGATACAAGCCGGCACTGGCTGGAACGGCATGTCTGCTATCGTCCCGACTCCGGACTTGACCGGCGACGGTCGTAGCGATCTGCTGGCACGGGATACCGCAGGAGAATTGTGGCTCTACCCGGGCAACGGCGCAGGTGGCTGGCAGCCCCGGGTCAAGAGTGGCGGGACATGGAACGGAATGTCAGTGATTTTCGCCCCTGGCGACTTCGATGGAGACGGCAAGGCAGACATCCTGGCGCGGGACACCGGCGGCGCCCTATGGCTTTACCCGGGCAACGGTAATGGAGGTTTCCTGAACCGCCTTCAAGTGGGCAGCCTCTGGAACGTCATGACGCTCATCTTCAGCCCGGGAGACTTCAACGGTGACGGCAGGAACGACGTACTGGCGCGCGATTCCGATGGAATCCTTTGGCTATACCCCGGCAATGGAAGCGGCGGGTGGCTCCCCCGGCAACAGGTCGGTACCGGCTGGAATGCCTTGAATGCCATCACGGGTCCCGGTGATTTCGACGGCGACGGAAAGGTTGACGTTGTGGCGCGCGATTCGTCAGGGAAGCTATTGCTCTACCCGGGCAACGGCGCGGCAGGGTGGCTGCCCCAGAAGCAAATCGGTTCGGGCTGGAAAGGATATCTGATCCCCTAA
- a CDS encoding FG-GAP-like repeat-containing protein — protein MNLKSRIPRTLPDIWHHSVAAVAMGILIVPLTPAVSNPSLGSIPATIITEASDPPIKSAADVVTVDSAGQLNVFHADGAGHLGFPETLGSGWTNAKSLYVVDWNADGLQDILSQWSDGRLKVHPGTDNAGFGLPVEVGTGWQEISITVGRWNNADPYPGILAKDKAGALSYYPNISGARLGSGRQVGQGFSGYRISQIDFDGDGNQDIAARDASGTMLLFRSSGRSDFIDEPRPVIGSGWNVMTHVSSIQGLAGAGTTGVIARTGAGEVLYYPVNKGAWGSVSRVGNAWHSTALISGAALPSEPSAELSPADIIAVNPNFELLRYRSTGSGSLVNGEQIGTGWAGLRAGFVTDWNVDGVQDLVAHWSDGRLSMYAGAKGGGFSSPISLGSEWKDWTLTVGSWANSDRFPALLGYDDQGRLFRFLNLGGSSISEGTQIGIGWTGLDIAMSDLDKDARTDIVAQTPSGALSLYRSNGDGTLINEPWKIIGSGWNDMTGFLPTTGFSGANTTGIMGRTPEGDLRYYAMGDNLVWATPTVVGRGWKGFILFGSPGS, from the coding sequence ATGAATCTGAAGAGCCGAATCCCCCGTACGCTTCCAGATATCTGGCACCACAGCGTTGCCGCCGTCGCGATGGGCATTCTTATCGTTCCCTTGACGCCAGCAGTGTCCAATCCGTCCCTCGGCTCAATTCCCGCCACCATCATTACTGAAGCCTCTGATCCCCCTATCAAGTCCGCCGCTGATGTTGTGACCGTTGATTCCGCCGGGCAACTTAATGTCTTCCATGCGGATGGTGCAGGGCATCTGGGCTTTCCGGAGACCCTCGGATCGGGTTGGACCAATGCCAAGTCCCTTTACGTGGTGGACTGGAACGCCGACGGTTTGCAGGACATCCTGTCGCAATGGAGCGATGGCCGCCTCAAGGTCCATCCGGGGACTGACAATGCCGGTTTCGGTCTCCCGGTCGAAGTGGGGACCGGATGGCAGGAGATATCAATAACGGTCGGCAGGTGGAACAACGCTGACCCGTACCCGGGGATCCTGGCTAAAGACAAAGCGGGCGCACTGTCCTATTACCCCAACATCAGCGGGGCAAGGCTGGGTTCAGGTCGGCAGGTGGGCCAAGGATTTAGCGGCTATCGAATTAGCCAGATTGACTTTGACGGCGATGGAAATCAGGACATCGCTGCCCGGGACGCCAGCGGCACCATGCTCCTCTTCCGTTCCAGCGGCAGAAGTGACTTCATCGACGAACCGCGCCCCGTGATCGGATCCGGGTGGAACGTGATGACGCACGTCAGCTCCATCCAAGGGCTTGCTGGCGCAGGAACTACTGGTGTCATAGCCCGCACCGGAGCCGGAGAAGTCCTCTACTACCCCGTCAACAAGGGGGCCTGGGGTTCAGTTAGTCGCGTCGGAAACGCGTGGCACAGCACCGCACTGATCAGTGGTGCCGCGCTCCCATCAGAACCCTCCGCGGAACTCAGTCCGGCGGATATCATCGCCGTAAACCCGAACTTCGAACTCCTACGTTACAGATCGACGGGGTCGGGGAGCCTGGTCAACGGGGAGCAGATCGGAACCGGCTGGGCAGGTCTTCGCGCTGGCTTCGTGACAGATTGGAACGTTGACGGCGTTCAGGACCTTGTGGCCCATTGGTCGGATGGTCGTCTGAGCATGTATGCCGGAGCCAAAGGCGGCGGCTTTAGCAGCCCAATAAGCCTGGGCTCCGAGTGGAAAGACTGGACCCTGACCGTCGGGTCCTGGGCCAACTCCGACCGCTTTCCGGCTCTTCTTGGCTACGACGACCAAGGCAGGCTTTTTCGTTTCCTGAACTTGGGCGGCAGCTCCATCTCGGAAGGAACACAAATCGGGATCGGCTGGACCGGCCTCGATATTGCGATGAGTGACCTCGATAAGGACGCTCGGACGGATATCGTCGCTCAGACCCCCAGCGGCGCCCTGAGTCTCTATCGATCCAACGGTGATGGCACGTTGATTAATGAACCCTGGAAAATCATCGGGAGCGGATGGAATGACATGACGGGATTCCTGCCCACGACGGGTTTTTCCGGTGCGAACACGACCGGAATCATGGGGCGGACGCCGGAGGGCGACCTTCGCTACTATGCGATGGGAGACAACCTCGTGTGGGCGACTCCGACTGTAGTGGGCCGCGGTTGGAAGGGCTTCATTTTATTCGGCTCACCAGGCTCGTAA
- a CDS encoding CpaF family protein: MDAVRIVEDEVRELIRRRGLDPLRQASEVRRLVEAAVTDYDERALMGPLPPIGPLEAARRFVFDAVAGFGVLQPLLDDPSIEEVWLNSPDEIYVARNGESELTSLSLTDQQVRDLVERMLKSSGRRLDMSSPFVDAALPDGSRLHVVIPDITRRHWAVNIRKFVVKASRLEHLVELGTLTPQSARFLGAAVASGLNILVSGATQAGKTTMLNCLAASIGSRERVITVEEIFELQFPLRDVVGLQCRQPNLEGEGEIPLRRLVKEALRMRPDRLVVGEVREAESLDMLIALNSGLPGMCTVHANSAHDAVTKICTLPLLAGENISSAFVVPTVASCIDLVVHCNRQANGRRQVTEILSLGRRVENGIIESSMVFAMAEGQLQPRASSMPSAEKFARAGFDVAALLEPR, encoded by the coding sequence ATGGACGCTGTGCGAATCGTGGAGGACGAAGTCCGCGAGCTGATCCGTCGTCGGGGTCTGGACCCGTTGCGGCAGGCGAGTGAGGTGCGCCGTTTGGTTGAGGCAGCCGTCACTGATTATGACGAGCGGGCGCTGATGGGGCCGCTGCCGCCAATTGGTCCTTTGGAGGCGGCCCGGAGGTTTGTTTTTGACGCAGTTGCGGGCTTTGGCGTCCTCCAGCCGCTGTTGGACGATCCTTCCATCGAGGAAGTCTGGCTGAACTCACCCGACGAAATTTACGTGGCCCGGAACGGGGAATCCGAGCTGACCTCCCTAAGCCTCACGGATCAACAGGTACGCGATCTGGTGGAACGCATGCTGAAGAGCTCCGGCCGCCGCCTCGATATGTCATCGCCGTTTGTGGATGCGGCGTTGCCCGATGGCTCGCGGCTGCACGTGGTCATCCCGGACATAACCCGCCGTCACTGGGCCGTCAATATCCGCAAATTCGTCGTCAAGGCGAGCCGGCTGGAACACCTGGTGGAGCTGGGCACGCTGACGCCACAGTCCGCCCGGTTCCTTGGGGCAGCTGTAGCAAGCGGGCTGAATATCCTGGTCTCAGGGGCTACCCAGGCGGGCAAGACTACAATGCTCAACTGCCTCGCAGCCAGCATCGGCAGCCGCGAACGGGTTATCACCGTCGAGGAGATCTTTGAACTCCAGTTTCCATTGCGCGATGTGGTCGGTTTGCAATGCCGCCAGCCCAACCTTGAGGGAGAAGGCGAGATACCGCTTCGCAGACTGGTCAAAGAAGCGTTACGGATGCGGCCAGACCGGCTCGTGGTGGGCGAGGTCAGGGAAGCCGAGAGCCTTGACATGCTGATCGCCTTGAACTCTGGCCTCCCCGGGATGTGCACCGTCCACGCGAACTCGGCGCACGACGCCGTGACCAAGATCTGCACGCTTCCACTGCTCGCGGGGGAAAATATCTCAAGTGCCTTTGTGGTGCCAACCGTGGCCTCCTGCATCGACCTGGTGGTGCACTGCAACCGACAGGCCAACGGCCGCCGGCAGGTGACTGAGATCCTGTCCCTGGGCCGGCGGGTGGAGAACGGCATCATTGAATCATCGATGGTGTTCGCCATGGCGGAAGGGCAGCTGCAGCCCCGGGCGAGCTCGATGCCCTCAGCGGAGAAGTTCGCACGCGCAGGTTTCGACGTCGCGGCGCTGCTGGAGCCGCGCTAA
- a CDS encoding type II secretion system F family protein — protein MSALAGVLAGTGLFLIWWSCWEHPEPVKRPPKVNRLGDLLASAGIERVTGSGLIATCLGLGIFVALVFFTISRSWPISACFGLFAAWLPLSAVRWRAKKRTAVLRQLWPDVVDHLRSAIRAGLSLPEALIQLGEKGPEELRHVFRDFGADYRAGGQFDASLNQLKDRLADPVADRIVEALRLTREVGGSDLGKLLGTLAEFLRENARTRSELEARQSWTVNAAKLAVAAPWIVMLLLASRPEAVQAYNTPVGAGVLLGGLVVSLICYSIMLRIGALPQDERVLR, from the coding sequence ATGTCGGCTTTGGCCGGGGTACTCGCCGGAACCGGATTGTTTCTCATCTGGTGGTCCTGCTGGGAGCACCCCGAGCCCGTGAAAAGGCCTCCGAAGGTCAACCGGCTGGGAGACCTGCTCGCCTCGGCGGGAATAGAAAGAGTGACCGGAAGCGGCCTGATAGCCACCTGCCTCGGACTGGGCATCTTTGTGGCACTCGTCTTCTTTACAATCAGCCGGTCCTGGCCGATCTCTGCATGCTTCGGTCTCTTCGCTGCCTGGCTTCCCTTGAGTGCCGTGCGGTGGAGGGCCAAGAAAAGGACCGCAGTACTTCGCCAGCTGTGGCCTGACGTTGTTGATCACCTTCGGTCTGCTATCCGGGCAGGATTGTCCTTGCCCGAAGCCCTCATCCAACTGGGTGAGAAGGGTCCAGAGGAGCTTAGGCATGTATTCCGTGACTTCGGTGCTGACTATCGGGCCGGAGGACAGTTTGACGCGTCCCTGAACCAGCTCAAGGACAGGCTGGCGGATCCGGTGGCGGACAGGATCGTCGAAGCACTGCGGCTGACTCGTGAAGTGGGCGGCTCGGACCTTGGCAAACTGCTCGGAACCCTTGCTGAGTTTCTTCGTGAAAATGCCAGGACCCGAAGCGAACTTGAGGCCCGGCAGTCGTGGACAGTCAACGCAGCCAAGCTTGCTGTAGCTGCTCCTTGGATCGTCATGCTCCTTCTTGCAAGCCGGCCCGAGGCGGTCCAGGCATACAACACGCCTGTGGGCGCAGGCGTGCTGCTGGGCGGACTGGTGGTGTCACTCATCTGCTACTCCATCATGCTGCGGATCGGCGCTCTTCCCCAGGACGAGAGAGTGC